The Pectobacterium parmentieri genome segment GGTACATCTTTCCATGGCGAAGACTCCTTAGCACTATAAAAATAACTTGAACTAGGATAAACCGCCCACTCATGCCAAGGTTTAGTTGGCCCAATATAATGGATAAAAACTGTCGACACCGTTATGGGGTGTGGATAGGCTTCACCCGTTTTGCATTTCAACTCATAATTAAGACTAAACTGTGTGTTATATTTTTTATCCAGAAACTGAATATAACCCGGTAAAAGCATATTCAGGATATCTTGATCCGGATAAGAGATCCTATTTGCGATTTGGGGATCTGATAACATGGCCATTGTTTTGGTTGTAACATCATGCTTATGCCAGTTAGCCAGATTAATGAGTAGGAAACCTGAGTTAAAATAGCCATTTTTAATACTTGGTGTTTCTAGGCGCTGTGCACATTTTTCCCACCACGAACTTTCGCCTTCAGCGACGGCAGCAACAATATTTTCGCCGATATTAAGCGTGGCGAGCTCTTGTAGGGAACCGTTGCACACAATGTCTGAATCAAGATAGATAATCTTATCGAGTTGTTGATAAAAATAGTCAGTAACGAGAAAGCGAAAATAAATAGCGTATGACCAGTTCTTGGTACTAGGTAGACGTTTAAGCCACTCACAGTTAACCTTATATAAGGTAATGGTGGTGTGGTATTGCTCGGCGAGTGCTTGAAAACGTTTTCTGCTATCTTCGTTTAATGTGTCGGTAAATATGTGAAATGCCAACTGCTGCTTAGGGTTTTTAATTAGTATTGAAGTAATCGCAATCGCACAGCCAAATAGAAAATTTTTATCGGTGCCAAATGCAATATTCAATGGGTTTTTATCGGGATCCACCGGAATATATGAGAAACAGAGCGTTTCTGTTATGACATCTTCTTTTTTGAAATACATAAGAAATCCAGTAGGTGATTATTCCATCACTTGGTGGTGGATGGCGGTATTGATAACTGCTTTCATTTCTTTATAATAGGTTTCATCATAGAAACGGTGAATGGACACTGAGATTTGTTTCGCATCCAGTAAAGTCTGTCTATTGACCACGTCCTGCAAACTACTCCGCAGTGTGGTCGTATCACTAGGTGGATAAAGCTGCCCATTGATGCCATTCCTGATGATATCTTCCGGCCCAGAAGGGCAATCACTGCTAACACAGTAAATTCCATAAGACATTGCTTCGAGCAACGTCATAGGCAGCCCCTCAAAAGCAGAGCTCATAACAAAAGCCGAGACATGTTTGATTTTATCCTGAATATATTCCCACGGTTTTTCTTGCCAACCGTGCCAGTGTAAATGA includes the following:
- the waaO gene encoding lipopolysaccharide 3-alpha-galactosyltransferase; translated protein: MYFKKEDVITETLCFSYIPVDPDKNPLNIAFGTDKNFLFGCAIAITSILIKNPKQQLAFHIFTDTLNEDSRKRFQALAEQYHTTITLYKVNCEWLKRLPSTKNWSYAIYFRFLVTDYFYQQLDKIIYLDSDIVCNGSLQELATLNIGENIVAAVAEGESSWWEKCAQRLETPSIKNGYFNSGFLLINLANWHKHDVTTKTMAMLSDPQIANRISYPDQDILNMLLPGYIQFLDKKYNTQFSLNYELKCKTGEAYPHPITVSTVFIHYIGPTKPWHEWAVYPSSSYFYSAKESSPWKDVPLEKATSANQLRYSAKHEMHKIKILKSIKHYILYFIKKINRE